One window of Burkholderia vietnamiensis LMG 10929 genomic DNA carries:
- a CDS encoding ShlB/FhaC/HecB family hemolysin secretion/activation protein gives MAQSVQPVGNDQQARQQEEVRERERTVSAPGVRSSIEARAGYPTLPSEQPCFHIDHFMVSVPDSLPDGVKAQGASALPMDRFAFAREWLEHYTGQCVGKQGLDVLVKALSQDILSRGYITTRVLLPEQDLSSGTLKVSLIPGVIRHVRFADEKLRGTWKTAFPTRDGELLNLRDLEQGLEQMKRVQSQDVSMQIVPGDVPGESDVVLDVKRGKPWTVVASIDNSGTRATGKLQGNLSLGIDNPLGLNDIFNVGVSQDLELGDKRLGSHGWNGFYLIPWGYWTATLSAYTNTYYQQIAGVNQTFVASGNSKTIDFKLARVLARSQNDVFGGYVRLSRRFGQSFIEDTEIPQQRRNNTFFEFGLTDRHYFDGAQFDGTLAFREGVGGLGARDDILAAGGGPTYRFKMAVLDANLSVPFAIAKQPFRYVTSIHGQYTGNSLYYIDDLTIGSRYTVRGFDGETMLAAARGFYWRNELQMPIGQTGQAIYAGLDYGRVWGPQPVALVGTQLAGAVIGVKGSVSTHFGGYGYDLFAGAPVYKPSGFPTARVTVGFQVTAQF, from the coding sequence ATGGCACAGTCGGTCCAGCCGGTTGGCAACGATCAACAGGCTCGTCAGCAGGAGGAAGTACGCGAGCGTGAACGAACCGTTTCCGCGCCGGGAGTCCGTTCGAGTATCGAAGCACGTGCAGGCTATCCAACGCTGCCGAGCGAACAGCCATGCTTCCACATTGATCATTTCATGGTCAGCGTGCCCGATTCGCTTCCTGATGGCGTGAAAGCGCAGGGTGCATCTGCGCTGCCGATGGATCGCTTCGCGTTCGCTCGTGAATGGCTCGAACACTACACGGGGCAGTGCGTAGGCAAGCAAGGGTTGGATGTACTCGTCAAGGCATTGTCGCAAGACATCTTGTCGCGTGGGTACATCACGACACGCGTATTGCTGCCGGAACAGGATTTGTCGTCCGGTACGTTGAAAGTCTCGCTGATTCCCGGTGTGATTCGTCACGTGCGTTTCGCTGATGAAAAACTGCGCGGCACATGGAAAACCGCGTTTCCAACACGCGACGGCGAACTGTTGAACCTGCGCGACCTTGAGCAAGGTTTGGAGCAGATGAAGCGCGTACAGAGCCAAGACGTATCGATGCAGATTGTTCCGGGTGACGTACCGGGCGAAAGCGATGTCGTGCTCGATGTGAAGCGTGGCAAGCCGTGGACAGTCGTTGCATCGATCGACAACTCAGGCACACGCGCGACCGGCAAGTTACAGGGCAACCTGTCGCTCGGTATCGATAACCCGCTCGGCCTGAATGACATCTTCAACGTCGGCGTGAGCCAAGACCTTGAACTCGGTGACAAGCGCCTTGGTTCCCACGGCTGGAACGGTTTTTATTTGATCCCGTGGGGCTACTGGACCGCAACGTTATCGGCCTACACGAACACGTACTACCAGCAAATCGCGGGCGTGAATCAAACGTTCGTCGCGAGCGGCAATTCGAAGACGATCGATTTCAAGCTTGCCCGAGTGCTTGCCCGCAGTCAGAACGACGTGTTCGGCGGCTATGTCCGCTTGTCCCGTCGCTTCGGTCAGAGCTTCATCGAAGATACGGAAATCCCGCAGCAGCGTCGTAACAACACGTTCTTTGAATTCGGTCTGACCGACCGTCACTATTTCGACGGGGCGCAGTTCGACGGTACGCTTGCGTTCCGAGAGGGCGTCGGGGGCTTGGGTGCGCGGGACGACATTCTTGCTGCCGGTGGAGGTCCGACTTACCGTTTCAAGATGGCGGTACTCGATGCGAACCTGTCGGTGCCTTTCGCGATCGCGAAGCAGCCGTTCCGATACGTGACGAGCATCCACGGCCAATATACCGGGAACTCGCTGTACTACATCGATGACTTGACGATCGGCAGTCGCTACACAGTTCGCGGTTTCGACGGCGAAACGATGCTGGCGGCGGCGCGCGGCTTCTACTGGCGCAACGAACTGCAGATGCCGATCGGACAGACCGGACAGGCGATTTATGCGGGATTGGATTACGGCCGCGTTTGGGGGCCGCAGCCGGTTGCGTTGGTCGGTACGCAGTTGGCCGGGGCGGTGATCGGCGTCAAAGGCAGTGTATCGACACATTTCGGCGGCTACGGCTATGACCTGTTCGCCGGTGCGCCGGTCTACAAGCCGTCGGGATTTCCCACTGCGCGTGTGACGGTCGGGTTTCAGGTGACGGCGCAATTCTAG
- a CDS encoding DUF746 domain-containing protein, whose amino-acid sequence MLTMKTSRQHSTQEDRELTAFLQRHIDALVSSNSEPRPPCFHCGSVHVGIQGYRNALSGQRIPRFLCRTCNREFTRLHGTPLYGRHAQKMEALIPLLSQPISRADVTEMLGTESMNIATKVKELRAWLLELDPTGKWEARVKLGGLPTAILPAQWHFEEAGAREDLELTRRLTAEFDEIHSTTGRAPACPY is encoded by the coding sequence ATGTTGACAATGAAGACCTCTCGACAACATTCAACGCAGGAAGATCGTGAACTGACCGCATTTCTGCAGCGGCATATCGATGCGTTGGTGTCGTCAAATTCGGAGCCGCGTCCGCCGTGTTTCCATTGCGGCTCCGTACATGTCGGCATTCAAGGATACCGAAACGCGTTGAGCGGTCAGCGAATTCCGCGCTTCTTGTGCAGGACGTGCAATCGCGAATTCACGCGGTTGCACGGTACGCCGTTGTACGGGCGTCATGCACAGAAGATGGAGGCGTTGATCCCGCTTCTATCGCAGCCGATCAGTCGTGCGGACGTGACTGAGATGCTCGGGACCGAGTCCATGAATATTGCGACAAAGGTGAAAGAGCTACGTGCGTGGCTGCTCGAACTCGACCCAACGGGCAAATGGGAAGCGCGGGTGAAGCTCGGCGGCTTGCCGACGGCGATCCTTCCTGCGCAGTGGCATTTCGAAGAAGCAGGTGCGCGTGAGGACCTTGAACTGACGCGACGGCTCACCGCAGAGTTTGACGAGATTCATTCGACAACGGGCCGAGCACCCGCGTGTCCATACTGA